taaaattcattagatccactttatattttattattttacgcTTTTTTTCACGGTAAAATACCGAAAGCTGCcatgtaaataaaaaggcaattttctctTACTCTTGCTGGAGTTTAATAGGTTATTAACAGGTGTCACATTATTGAATGAATCATGAGGGGAGAAAAATGCTTCTCATTATAAAGACATGAACTTATAGGATAAACatcttatttcaaaataaactatAGATGCCCTTTTTCTTATACAATAGTTTCTTAAGAATACACGTACAGTATGTAGatataaatatgaacttttAAGATACAGTATTTTCATAATATACATCTTTGTACACATTAATAAAAGACTACATaatattaaagtgaaatattgcACAGCTCCCACAGTATATATAAATCAGTCTTCAAGTATGCGGATGTCCTTGAGGACAACAAAATTATTTCTTCCATAAAGagttctctctgtctctctccattCTTCATCATTGGTCCTCCAAGGTAAATAGCTTTAAGTCGTAAAGGTTAGTTCCTTTGCCCTCTTCTTGCTATTCTCTCTCCGTCCTCTTCAATGTACGTTTGGGCTGGCAGAGTTCTAGGCTGTTCCTTCATTCCTCCAGCAGAGGGCGTATCAGTGCtgcagaagagacagagagtcAAGTCCCAAAGCTCCATTAGAATGACAAGAATGCGAAACACATGCACAGAGCATTGACCACCTATTTCCTGTCGTATTGCCTTAGACCcacacattttttgtgtgtgtgtgtgtgcgtgcaattttttttccccaactgATAGCAATGCTATTTTTCACAACCACTTTAAGTGACCTGAATCCTTCTCAGTCCAACCCATCAGGCCGAGGAGGGAGAGAAGGATGCTCCACTTGCTCCTTTGTGCCTGAAGAGAGTACACTAACGTTCAGCAAAGGCAGTATCAGAAGTATCTCAGTAAACCGAGCCGACAGAAAGCAAAGGCTCAGGACAAACCGCAGAGGTGTTCCCGGGTTGTTCTGTAATAGAGAGATTGAACCCATGCCAGCTTTAGACGGCCTTCGTGGAAAGTTAGCGCGGGGAGGTTTGATGGATCTACCGTCTCCGCCTCCGTCCATAGCCCTTTGAGCCGATCTTTTCGGGAGGGGCGTTGTTCGTCTTTGTGTTGATTATATTCAGCAGGTGGGCCAGTTCGTGCACTGAGCAGGTGGACAGAACACAGCCCGCTCTTTCCACTCTTTTGACTGAGTAGGCAGGTTCTGTACGTTTTACCCTCACACTcctggagagaaaaagaaagcagttAGTTCTCCTGCTCGATCCGGTCTTTAATAATGTGCTCAAATGTTTCACAACGTTTTAGTTGGGCTTTTGAAATGTCATTATTTGTACATTCGAAAGTAACATACCCGATATGTTTGTGAAATGATAAACCGGAATGTTTCCTTGTAATGATAATGATTAGTCAGTTTGACCTTCACATGTGTCTATTCAGTCGAAGAAAGGGACATACCTGCGCAATGGTACAAATGTCTCGCTGTTCCTCTGAGTCAGCAAAGCTGCTGAGTCGCTCTCGCTCCTCTCGGACAAGCTGTGGACTTCTCTCCTCACCCTACCCTGAAGCCAAACACTCAGCCTAGCCGATGACAAGAGAAAGCCATTAGATTTGATTCAAAATCAGGGCGCTTTGAATGAGATGGGCGGTTCAGTCGCGAGCGTACCTTCTCAGACCATCCGTGTTGAGAGGTTTTGCACTCGTGATGCTCGGCAGAAGCGCTGTCAGCACACACCACAGGAAAGCCTTCTGAAGCACAGAGTTCATCGTGAATGGAAACTGCGGAAGAacatacagaaatgtaattagTCATATAATAAGCATGCTCGTTTTCTCTTCTCACACCTCATGAATACTGAGCAAATCTTCCAGTTCCTGGTTGACTCCACACTAGTCATTCTTTTATTGTCAATGTTACACAGAGGTTAAGTTTTGCTCAACCTTGTCATTTCTCAGTATTAAGTCTTATACTTGCCTGTGGAGTCAAGTGCACCTTAGGTGCAATGATAATGACTTGccataaagaaatgtttttgaccTTTGAGGTCACCGAAGCCAGTTAAGAAACCAAGAAAACATACCTGATAATTTCAGTCGGTCTCCAGAATTGACTCGA
This region of Puntigrus tetrazona isolate hp1 chromosome 18, ASM1883169v1, whole genome shotgun sequence genomic DNA includes:
- the admb gene encoding uncharacterized protein admb, which gives rise to MNSVLQKAFLWCVLTALLPSITSAKPLNTDGLRRLSVWLQGRVRREVHSLSERSESDSAALLTQRNSETFVPLRRSVRVKRTEPAYSVKRVERAGCVLSTCSVHELAHLLNIINTKTNNAPPEKIGSKGYGRRRRR